The following proteins are co-located in the Athene noctua chromosome 16, bAthNoc1.hap1.1, whole genome shotgun sequence genome:
- the ZGPAT gene encoding zinc finger CCCH-type with G patch domain-containing protein isoform X3: MDEESLEAAIQTYNAQLQQVELALGAGLDPSQQSDLIQLQEDLKQLIELTESSLVSVKKSKLLATLDTNASSSSSPGLEQDTNPDSSAQDVEYAAFKEAIAELGTEEKPSADNSEISKRDEETDDKTESKCSEEEEESDREEEEEEELSGMKVKAPYYSSWGTLEYHNAMIVGTEDLEDGSAGVRVLYLYPTHKSLKPCPFFLDDKCRFKENCRFSHGQVVSVEELQPFQEPNLSTLGVGSACLAKHSDGIWYTAKITDIDSGYYTVKFDSLLLKEAVVEGDSVIPPLRSEDGAESAESDDDSVDDSACSSSFGGWEAHTRGIGSKLLVQMGYEFGKGLGKNAEGRVEPVQAVVLPRGKSLDQCAEVLQKKKQGKLDPGKSRKCRAKGNSSGRSPGGSRKPSHNVFDFLNEKLRGKSSGEKAGGMALPERNSKEIYHASKSTKKALSVRLFQTMEKIEQTQKDIRGIQQALARNVGRHSVATAQLEEKLANAHKQLGQLQAQEASLQREQKKADTHKKMTEF; encoded by the exons GAATCCAGCCTGGTGTCTGTTAAAAAGAGCAAACTTCTGGCTACTTTAGATACAaatgcttcctcctcctcctccccaggtctGGAGCAGGACACCAACCCAGATAGTTCTGCCCAGGATGTGGAGTACGCTGCTTTTAAGGAGGCCATTGCCGAGCTTGGAACTGAGGAGAAGCCTTCAGCTGATAACAGCGAGATATCAAAGAGAGATGAAGAAACTGATGACAAAACCGAATCAAAGTGcagtgaagaggaagaggagtctgacagagaggaggaggaggaggaggaattaaGTGGGATGAAGGTTAAAGCCCCCTACTACAGTTCCTGGGGGACCCTGGAGTACCATAACGCCATGATTGTGGGGACAGAGGACTTGGAAGATGGCAGTGCAGGAGTCAGAGTGCTGTACCTCTATCCCACTCACAAGTCTCTGAAGCCGTGCCCGTTCTTCTTGGATGACAAATGCAGATTTAAAGAGAACTGtcg GTTTTCGCACGGCCAGGTGGTCTCTGTGGAAGAGCTTCAGCCATTCCAGGAGCCCAACCTGAGCACGCTGGGGGTGGGCTCGGCCTGCCTGGCGAAACACAGCGATGGGATATGGTACACGGCAAAAATAACCG aCATCGACAGTGGTTACTACACGGTGAAGTTTGATTCCCTGCTGCTCAAGGAAGCTGTTGTGGAAGGGGACAGTGTCATTCCCCCACTGCGAAGTGAAGATGGTGCCGAATCTGCCGAGTCTGATGACGACAGCGTGGATGATTCTG CGTGCAGCTCCTCTTTCGGTGGCTGGGAAGCCCATACTCGTGGTATCGGCTCCAAACTGCTCGTTCAGATGGGATACGAGTTTGGAAAAG GGTTAGGGAAGAACGCCGAGGGCCGTGTGGAGCCGGTGCAGGCTGTGGTACTTCCTCGGGGGAAGTCCCTCGACCAGTGTGCTGAGGTGcttcagaagaagaaacaggGGAAGTTGGACCCAGGGAAATCGAGGAAATGCCGAGCGAAGGGAAACAGCTCTGGACGATCCCCTGGGGGCAGCCGTAAGCCTTCCCACAACGTGTTTGACTTTTTGAATGAGAAACTGCGAGGGAAGAGCAGTGGGGAGAAGGCTGGAGGGATGGCACTGCCCGAGAGGAACAGCAAAGAGATCTATCACGCTAGCAAGAGCACCAAGAAGGCCCTGAGCGTCCGCCTCTTCCAGACGATGGAGAAGATTGAGCAGACGCAGAAGGATATCAGAGGAATCCAGCAGGCCCTGGCACGCAATGTTGGACG GCACAGCGTTGCTACagctcagctggaggagaagctggCTAATGCCCACAAACAGCTGGGGCAGCTGCAGGCCCAGGAAGCCAGTCTGCAGCGGGAGCAGAAGAAGGCAGACACGCATAAGAAGATGACTGAGTTCTAG
- the ZGPAT gene encoding zinc finger CCCH-type with G patch domain-containing protein isoform X1 — translation MDEESLEAAIQTYNAQLQQVELALGAGLDPSQQSDLIQLQEDLKQLIELTESSLVSVKKSKLLATLDTNASSSSSPGLEQDTNPDSSAQDVEYAAFKEAIAELGTEEKPSADNSEISKRDEETDDKTESKCSEEEEESDREEEEEEELSGMKVKAPYYSSWGTLEYHNAMIVGTEDLEDGSAGVRVLYLYPTHKSLKPCPFFLDDKCRFKENCRFSHGQVVSVEELQPFQEPNLSTLGVGSACLAKHSDGIWYTAKITDIDSGYYTVKFDSLLLKEAVVEGDSVIPPLRSEDGAESAESDDDSVDDSGYAKVIDSGVPENGEWTPACSSSFGGWEAHTRGIGSKLLVQMGYEFGKGLGKNAEGRVEPVQAVVLPRGKSLDQCAEVLQKKKQGKLDPGKSRKCRAKGNSSGRSPGGSRKPSHNVFDFLNEKLRGKSSGEKAGGMALPERNSKEIYHASKSTKKALSVRLFQTMEKIEQTQKDIRGIQQALARNVGRHSVATAQLEEKLANAHKQLGQLQAQEASLQREQKKADTHKKMTEF, via the exons GAATCCAGCCTGGTGTCTGTTAAAAAGAGCAAACTTCTGGCTACTTTAGATACAaatgcttcctcctcctcctccccaggtctGGAGCAGGACACCAACCCAGATAGTTCTGCCCAGGATGTGGAGTACGCTGCTTTTAAGGAGGCCATTGCCGAGCTTGGAACTGAGGAGAAGCCTTCAGCTGATAACAGCGAGATATCAAAGAGAGATGAAGAAACTGATGACAAAACCGAATCAAAGTGcagtgaagaggaagaggagtctgacagagaggaggaggaggaggaggaattaaGTGGGATGAAGGTTAAAGCCCCCTACTACAGTTCCTGGGGGACCCTGGAGTACCATAACGCCATGATTGTGGGGACAGAGGACTTGGAAGATGGCAGTGCAGGAGTCAGAGTGCTGTACCTCTATCCCACTCACAAGTCTCTGAAGCCGTGCCCGTTCTTCTTGGATGACAAATGCAGATTTAAAGAGAACTGtcg GTTTTCGCACGGCCAGGTGGTCTCTGTGGAAGAGCTTCAGCCATTCCAGGAGCCCAACCTGAGCACGCTGGGGGTGGGCTCGGCCTGCCTGGCGAAACACAGCGATGGGATATGGTACACGGCAAAAATAACCG aCATCGACAGTGGTTACTACACGGTGAAGTTTGATTCCCTGCTGCTCAAGGAAGCTGTTGTGGAAGGGGACAGTGTCATTCCCCCACTGCGAAGTGAAGATGGTGCCGAATCTGCCGAGTCTGATGACGACAGCGTGGATGATTCTGGTTATGCTAAAG tgatagaTTCAGGAGTTCCAGAGAATGGGGAATGGACTCCAGCGTGCAGCTCCTCTTTCGGTGGCTGGGAAGCCCATACTCGTGGTATCGGCTCCAAACTGCTCGTTCAGATGGGATACGAGTTTGGAAAAG GGTTAGGGAAGAACGCCGAGGGCCGTGTGGAGCCGGTGCAGGCTGTGGTACTTCCTCGGGGGAAGTCCCTCGACCAGTGTGCTGAGGTGcttcagaagaagaaacaggGGAAGTTGGACCCAGGGAAATCGAGGAAATGCCGAGCGAAGGGAAACAGCTCTGGACGATCCCCTGGGGGCAGCCGTAAGCCTTCCCACAACGTGTTTGACTTTTTGAATGAGAAACTGCGAGGGAAGAGCAGTGGGGAGAAGGCTGGAGGGATGGCACTGCCCGAGAGGAACAGCAAAGAGATCTATCACGCTAGCAAGAGCACCAAGAAGGCCCTGAGCGTCCGCCTCTTCCAGACGATGGAGAAGATTGAGCAGACGCAGAAGGATATCAGAGGAATCCAGCAGGCCCTGGCACGCAATGTTGGACG GCACAGCGTTGCTACagctcagctggaggagaagctggCTAATGCCCACAAACAGCTGGGGCAGCTGCAGGCCCAGGAAGCCAGTCTGCAGCGGGAGCAGAAGAAGGCAGACACGCATAAGAAGATGACTGAGTTCTAG
- the ZGPAT gene encoding zinc finger CCCH-type with G patch domain-containing protein isoform X2, protein MDEESLEAAIQTYNAQLQQVELALGAGLDPSQQSDLIQLQEDLKQLIELTESSLVSVKKSKLLATLDTNASSSSSPGLEQDTNPDSSAQDVEYAAFKEAIAELGTEEKPSADNSEISKRDEETDDKTESKCSEEEEESDREEEEEEELSGMKVKAPYYSSWGTLEYHNAMIVGTEDLEDGSAGVRVLYLYPTHKSLKPCPFFLDDKCRFKENCRFSHGQVVSVEELQPFQEPNLSTLGVGSACLAKHSDGIWYTAKITDIDSGYYTVKFDSLLLKEAVVEGDSVIPPLRSEDGAESAESDDDSVDDSGYAKVPENGEWTPACSSSFGGWEAHTRGIGSKLLVQMGYEFGKGLGKNAEGRVEPVQAVVLPRGKSLDQCAEVLQKKKQGKLDPGKSRKCRAKGNSSGRSPGGSRKPSHNVFDFLNEKLRGKSSGEKAGGMALPERNSKEIYHASKSTKKALSVRLFQTMEKIEQTQKDIRGIQQALARNVGRHSVATAQLEEKLANAHKQLGQLQAQEASLQREQKKADTHKKMTEF, encoded by the exons GAATCCAGCCTGGTGTCTGTTAAAAAGAGCAAACTTCTGGCTACTTTAGATACAaatgcttcctcctcctcctccccaggtctGGAGCAGGACACCAACCCAGATAGTTCTGCCCAGGATGTGGAGTACGCTGCTTTTAAGGAGGCCATTGCCGAGCTTGGAACTGAGGAGAAGCCTTCAGCTGATAACAGCGAGATATCAAAGAGAGATGAAGAAACTGATGACAAAACCGAATCAAAGTGcagtgaagaggaagaggagtctgacagagaggaggaggaggaggaggaattaaGTGGGATGAAGGTTAAAGCCCCCTACTACAGTTCCTGGGGGACCCTGGAGTACCATAACGCCATGATTGTGGGGACAGAGGACTTGGAAGATGGCAGTGCAGGAGTCAGAGTGCTGTACCTCTATCCCACTCACAAGTCTCTGAAGCCGTGCCCGTTCTTCTTGGATGACAAATGCAGATTTAAAGAGAACTGtcg GTTTTCGCACGGCCAGGTGGTCTCTGTGGAAGAGCTTCAGCCATTCCAGGAGCCCAACCTGAGCACGCTGGGGGTGGGCTCGGCCTGCCTGGCGAAACACAGCGATGGGATATGGTACACGGCAAAAATAACCG aCATCGACAGTGGTTACTACACGGTGAAGTTTGATTCCCTGCTGCTCAAGGAAGCTGTTGTGGAAGGGGACAGTGTCATTCCCCCACTGCGAAGTGAAGATGGTGCCGAATCTGCCGAGTCTGATGACGACAGCGTGGATGATTCTGGTTATGCTAAAG TTCCAGAGAATGGGGAATGGACTCCAGCGTGCAGCTCCTCTTTCGGTGGCTGGGAAGCCCATACTCGTGGTATCGGCTCCAAACTGCTCGTTCAGATGGGATACGAGTTTGGAAAAG GGTTAGGGAAGAACGCCGAGGGCCGTGTGGAGCCGGTGCAGGCTGTGGTACTTCCTCGGGGGAAGTCCCTCGACCAGTGTGCTGAGGTGcttcagaagaagaaacaggGGAAGTTGGACCCAGGGAAATCGAGGAAATGCCGAGCGAAGGGAAACAGCTCTGGACGATCCCCTGGGGGCAGCCGTAAGCCTTCCCACAACGTGTTTGACTTTTTGAATGAGAAACTGCGAGGGAAGAGCAGTGGGGAGAAGGCTGGAGGGATGGCACTGCCCGAGAGGAACAGCAAAGAGATCTATCACGCTAGCAAGAGCACCAAGAAGGCCCTGAGCGTCCGCCTCTTCCAGACGATGGAGAAGATTGAGCAGACGCAGAAGGATATCAGAGGAATCCAGCAGGCCCTGGCACGCAATGTTGGACG GCACAGCGTTGCTACagctcagctggaggagaagctggCTAATGCCCACAAACAGCTGGGGCAGCTGCAGGCCCAGGAAGCCAGTCTGCAGCGGGAGCAGAAGAAGGCAGACACGCATAAGAAGATGACTGAGTTCTAG